The following is a genomic window from Chaetodon trifascialis isolate fChaTrf1 chromosome 13, fChaTrf1.hap1, whole genome shotgun sequence.
ACATGAGTATCGTGCTCAACGACTGAGGCTCAAATGTCTCCTGGGCAAAAATGCAGCACCCACACCAGTTAATGATCCATGGAGGACACGGAAATTAACTAATTAGCTCCTAGTATTACTTGTACGCTcaggaaaaatgtaaaacaatttGTTCTAAAATAAGCCCATTGAGCTGTTTAGCTATAAAGgcttttttattgtcattttaaacCGTAGGATTTCACTCTCAATGTTAAATAAGCTTTTAAGATGAGGACTAACCGGTGTGTTTGATGAATGTAACTCAGTCTTGGGTGATTCTGGcctgagctgcaggagagcagacTAACAACTGCAGTCTTTCTCACAGCTACGGGCACTTTTGAGTCACTTTACCTGCATTTCTTTGGACTTTTCAGATCACCCGGAGAAAGCATGAAGATGGTGAGAGCACACAAACTCAGGAGCTTCAtgccaaatattttttttcatagCATAAGAAAGTGACAGCTGACTCCTCAAAACTTGTTTTGTGAGCATAATGTGTTGTGAGATGAAACATATTGTGCATCAAATGCAGCACATGACATCTGATGCCACACACCGTCCAAACTCAGCTGCTgccatgttttcacacagtttatCTCTTCAGTTAACGAGGCAGATTCAATATGGCAAAAGTTCTGTTTTGAAGACTCGCTGGTCCACCAAATTCTTTTCGGGCGAGTTCGTGATTTCACGTTTATAAAAAAGCAACACAATACATATAGTATTTCACATGAGAGATTAATACAATCATGTTCATCTTTACAGGCTGATTAAAAAGATACTGATACATAGAACATCAAGGAGAGTTACTGTAAAGGCAGCTGGCAAGTATAGCATACAGCACAACACGTAAGCACAAGCAATTCTAATGATCACAACAGATGTACAATCCTGCTTGGCTCACAAGTGACTCCATTTAAGCCCATACTTTGTGTAATGGCCGTTAAGATGTAGTTAATCATACACTGGCGGTGCCATATGTCTGCACTATATGCCACAATAGCACGCTCTGTGCAAACAGGCTGATGCGTCTTCTTTGCTGGTTTAGATGATCCACAGTTCAGCACAAGGAtccagagagacaaacacagctggTTTTCCCTCTGTACATTCAGAAGTTTGTCAGATTCAACAGAGAGAACATGCAGAGCTCTACTGTATGTCTACTTAATGATGAGTCCACAAAATGTATATAGacggaaaggaaaggaaaggaaaggaaaggaaaggaaaggaaaggaaaggaaaggaaaggaaaggaaaggaaaggaaatccACATTTCCTGAACTGTCCTCTCACATGTGcagttgaaaaagaaaacatcaggaGGGAAATCAACAGATTTGCTTTAAGtcatgaacaaaaaacaaagacagtatattgatttttttttttaaaacctaGAGAATTAGGATGAGGGTTATGGCGGGAGGTTTAGATCAGCTTTGTACAGAGCAGAGAACAGAACAACATCATATTAGCGTGTGCAACAATAAGTGTTGGCTTTTATAGATCTGTCTTTGCTGCACATATTCAGTCTATATAGTCTTTAATGTCATATCaccaataaaaataatgaaaagtagATTAGAGTTTTGAGAAGTTGTAATGGCGTTAATGCACAATTTAGTGCAACAACCTCTTCAGTAATGAGGCCATGTTATTGTAATGATGCTTGCTTCTCTGTTCAGTCTAGCTCGACCCATTTCTGTATCTGCTTCAGTGAGAGTAAAAGCCTTGCACAGCCATGCAGTTAGTGATCTGATGCAGCGCTGCAGTTAAGCTTCCCATACATCGTTAAAATGGTCTGTGCTATTGAGTCTCgcactttgtttgtgtgtatgtgtgggtgtggtcAGAGCCCGGTGGTGACCTGCGTGACTTCTGAGTTGAGATCGTCGTTGGCCACGCCGCCGCAACAGCGAGAGTCCACCGACGACCCCTCCAAGGCTAGTCATACCTGGAGAGAACAAGCATGTTTATGTCACACAGCGTGCAGTATGTCGACATGTGCCCTGAGTGTCTGCTCACAGACTTGTCTACCTGTTGATTGGACCTTTCTCCTGTGTTTGCGCTGTTCGGTTCACGCTGTGGGAGCTTGCGGCTCGTGGCTCCGGTCCGGGAGGAGTTCTGCATTTCCAGCACCGAAGGACTCGGGGTGCAGAACTCACGGAAACAACGCTTGAAGTTCTCATCCAGGTAGCCGTAAAGAACTGGGTTCAGACTGCTGCAGGGAGCAAAAACAAGGTCCACATTTTGACctttatatacagtaaaatgattgaAAACTACAAGTCAACTTGAGTCATTGTAGAAAAACGTGCATCAACAAATATATGTTATCAAAAAGTCAACACCATTTGGCACTTATCTGTTAAACACGCTTCTCTGCTCATAATAAACATTCTGTTATCTACATTTAACCAGACTTTCCCACAACACAACTTGCTGCATTTCACTGATAAAAACCACTTTGTCTGCAAATGCAGGACAGTGACCGCAGTGATAAAAAATACAGCTGTGGCAGAGgtgagtgtgcacacacacacacacacacacacacacacacacacacacacacacacacacacacacacacacacacacacaaaaatggcaCTAACCAGAGTTCAAAGTGGTTTAaaccataaaaataaaatcaagcaaATTCTTCCCCTAATTATTTATCTGAATTTTCATACCTGGGTTTTTAGGAGTAATAGTTTTGATACTACAGTGCGAACCTGTTGGTGTAGCCCAGGGCGATGCAGAAGTGCCAGGTGATAGTCTGCAGCGTGGAACTGGGGATATTGATGAGAGCTGTGATGATGACGAAGATGTGGATAGGCGTCCAGCATATGATGAAGACGGCAACCACCACCAGAACCATGCGGGTGATCCGACGCAGGTTCCTGTccttctcctgtgtgtgtgtgaaggaggtcGATGGTTTAGTGTTGTAGACAGGAGGGACAGGATGGGGAGAAGATGGTTAGAGAGAAGAGAGGTAAACGTGAGACAAtcgagaggcagagaggaagcaaaAAAGATGACGGCTCCACTTGTCTCTGCTCTAAATGCATCCTCATTAAAACACGTTCTACAGCCCGTGTTTGGAACATTTCCTCAAATACTGAGTGTGAAATTATTGTTGCTGGGTCATTTCACTTTCTACTGCAATTAATTAAAACCGAGCCACAACCTCAGGCTTAAGTTGATTTTCTCTAATTGTTTTCTCTTGAGAGCGGCGAGCGCACATTAATTTGCATGCATGCTCTGGGCTGCCTTCTATTTTGCTTCAGTATTCTGAAAgataaaatcaattaattatTCAGTAAATGGGCCATGGAGTTAGACCCAAGCTTTTAAATTTTCACATAATGCTCACTAACGCTTACATTCTGAAGATCTCATTTGCATCGATGTGAAAGCCTTTGGCACTGACTGTGGAAAACAGCTCATGTTTGTGTAAGAAAAACTGATTTGTCTTAACCTGGGAGCCCGACAGCATGCGCACGCTCTTGAGCCGCAGGATCATGAGCCCGTAACAGACGGTGATGATGAGGACGGGCATGATGAAGGCAAAGATGAACACGCAGATCTTCAGCAGGGTGTCCCAGTACCAGGATGGGTGGGGGAAAATCAGCTTGCAGTCAACAATGCTGGAGGCTGTGCAGGGTGAGGAGACACGAGAGCACACGTGTATGTTCACATGTGCACAGGTAAAGACACAAACAGTCATTACTTCCACTCTATTTTCTCTTGTCTTGTTCTTTTTAAACATCTGCTCTTcctttttcatgtgtttgtttgatccGTATACAAAATGCAACCAAATGTTGTGTTGTACAAGCGTAATAACAGTATTTACTGGTGCaactaataattattatttctaTGATTAACTGATAGTTTAGACTTTAAATGTTCAATTAATGATGTAAAACAGGGAGAAGCATCAAAatctcacatttaagaagccgGAACCAGTCAACAATTTAAACCTACAATAACAgatttggccacttgggggcagtggtAACCAAATGCGAACAGTATGAGGATTCGTCACTTTTTACGTTGATATTGCGACTCTCACTTATTTGCAGACAGTTGCTTAATTACACTTCCAGCAGATATCGAACAATAGCAGTGACAAATAGGTAGTCTATTATTTGCTCTCCTTTTCGCTCAGTTTTTGGGCTCAACCAACTCCTGAATGACATAGATTCCCATCATCCCACAGTGAATAACTGACAAATTGTTTCAGcccttttattttctgtctttaaggGGTTAATGGACAAGTTTCAAGTTTTTCACTTGAAAGTGAACATTGCCCAGGGGCCACGGTTGCCCAGAGGTTATTATTTTGACCATGAGCCACAGCATTGCTGGTTTGAGTCGGACTGTTTGTCGCATTTCAgtctccatctttctccctttattttctgttgtctcTCTACTGTCCAAATCTCTAAGAAAggcataaaatacaaaaatggttcattttctaaatatatttgctttttGCAGCTTATGTTTATCCTGTTTGGGCACTTTGTGTGCATGAATCCTTATAATTAGGATCTTTTCGGATTTGGCATATATATGAGGACAGTCTGTTTCCATTATCTTGAGGCCAGTAGGTGTAAACGCAGTCAGTGTAACTGATATGTTGGCTTGCATGTATTCATTTACCATATAGAttaaaatgattatcatcctcacaaaacctgtttgtttttttttcttttcattacttTCTCTCTTCCACACAGAGTGGATTCacacttcagcagcttcagcagtttTCTCTCCATTACCACAGCAATTACACAGAGACACTGTGTCAGAGAAGCCTATCTTTGTGTAGGTAGCTCTTTATACGGACAGTTATTTTAGTCATTAGCCAGGCATATAGCATTAAATAGTTCTTTTGTGCACTTACACAGAGGAACCTAAACAGCTCCTATGGTGTGTCTCCTTTTATAGAGTTTGCTGGAGTACATAATTGCTCTTTAAGGCTGGAATGAAGAAAATGACCTGACtgtgttttcttgctgttttgAGTTTGTATTTGCTTCCGAGCCCTCGTTGAACTCATCATCTGCTGTTGACTAAGAAAGAAACAGCGCTTTTGATGACCCTACAAGGTCAGCTTTGTCTTCCATGAGTGCAGTTTGAGGGTCGGATGCTCCTTTTTGACGCGTATgagtgtatgaattgtgcacGTGGTGTGCGTGCTTACGAGTGACAGCGGTGGAGGCCATGAACATGACGGGCAGTCCGATGGCCGACGAGAGAATCCAGTTGCAGACGTTGACTATCTTGGCGTTATGCGGCGTCCTGAAGTCCAGCGCTTTGACCGGGTGGCACACAGCGACGTAGCGGTCGATGCTCATGGTGGTGAGCGTGAAGATGGAGGTGAACATGTTGTAGTAATCGATTGACATCACCATCTTGCACAGCGTGTCCCCAAACGGCCAGGTTCCCATCAGGTAGTTAACGCTCTGGAAAGGTAGCGTGCTCGTGACCAAGGCATCGGCCAGAGCGAGGTTGAAGATGTAGATGTTGGTGGCGGTCTTCATTTTAGTGTACCTGCACAGAAAGCAGGGATTTATTATGAAACATCAGGCCCTGAGGACAGACGTGTAAAAGGACACCTGCACTGTTTACAAATGActgtagttttgttttgtgtctttttgtagtcactttgtgtctttctgtggtCGCTTTGAGCCTTTGTAGTCACGTTGCATCTATTTGTAGTGATTttgagtctctttgtggtcgttttgagtctttgtgcatgttttgtgtctttctagttgtttttagtctttttgtAGTCATTCcttttgtagttgttttgcatCTATGTAGTTATTTTGAGTCTCTTTGTAGTCAATCTTTATAATCTCTGTGTAGgagcaaaaaaataataataatcaggaCACTTTTAACTTAACTCTGTGACTTTCCAACACAAACTGTTTACAGTCACTTCAAACAGAGGCTCTGGCCCAGAGGCCCCGTGACCCGTTGGGCCCCTGGACGCTGTAGGCCTATTCATTAATCCATTCATGacagaaagaggggaaagaTAAGGAAAAAGAGTGGATTCAGTTTGAGTTTGAAATGTCAATCTCATCTTCAAACTAAAGTCTTTGATTAAGTCTGAATTCAGAAGGATCCGCCTGATTCTAATAATCAGTGTCTCTGTAGTTACACTCCGTTTCCTGGAAACTGTTAATGAAACACCATTTTAAAACAGTGCCCTCAGATCACTGTAACTGTAGAATTAAGGGTTCTTTTATTGGTTGAGAAAATTTTCCCACTCCTTCAGCTAAATAAAAAGGTGATCTTTGCACAGGAACAGCCTGAATCGCTGAACTCCTGTCTTTTGAACACCATTTACCGAATGCATGGTTGAAGCTCTTCTCCTCTAACTCCAGGTGAGTGGCAATCATAGAAGGTGTCCTGGAATGTTTTGTGAATAATTCAGGCCCCTTCCTGAAGCAATTTGgaaacagaaatgcacacagaaaTGCTTGAAAATGACTAAATAGACTCCATGAAAGATGCATTGAAAGTCCAGGTTCAACTGTACTGAAAAAGAAGTCACAAAGGACAAAGAAGTAAACACTCGTGTCACTCTACAGTAGCTTTTTGTCATCTGAATGATGGGTGATCAAAGGACTGGATTCAAGGACTGTCCCTTTTATCAATAGAAAGTATCCTTTCAGTCAGTGAGAAACTGTGGTTGTTCAAAGAACATGGAGGATAGTGGAGTGTTTataggaaagagaagaaaaagcatGGATCCATTAGTGGACAGGATGAAACACAGACCTTCAAAATGGCTCGACTGTTTAGAGCTCATGTCAGCAAAGAAATATACTATGTTTAGAATCTGTCGTCCACGTTGCAACGACGTGCAGGTGAAGCTGGACCACATCAAAAAGATCTGATTCATGATTTTTGCACGTCACAGCCTGCAGCCCAAAGACCTACATGAACTATGTAAGCAACAGTCATGATCCAGTTATTCCTTTAGGGCTAACACAGTACATGACATCCAGCGTTCGTgagaaaaactgagaaaaaatgtggaaaatatgGTTTAAAATGACGTGAAAAGTTCAGCCACAGCCCGCAGCTCGAGCCCGCCTGAACGTTTGACAAGTTCGAGTGAAGTATGGCATTTTAAtcaagctgcttttgtttttcataatgtCAAATGTGAGGAGGATTTCCACTGCTGAGTCCCACGATGAGGTCAATATGCCTGCGAGTGATTGTAGAGCTCCACGGAGCGGCATTACTCAGTAAAGACCTAATCAGCCCAAATAATGAAGCTATAATGAAACTAACTGGGAATTAGATTCTGCTGTGAAAGGCACTTAAATTCGACTTTCACTTCTTAATCTTAAAACGTCAGATATTCAGATTTTATTCTTTCTTCCATCTAGGCGATAGTCAGATGAGAACATTGATACCTCTGTCCTGCCTGTCAGAGGACCccacagctggttagcttagcttagcatagaagCTGGCATTAGGAGACACAGTTAGCATGGCGCTTTTCAACAGGTAACGCATAATCAAAAGCTCACTAATTCACACTTAACATCTCGTTCCTTGAATCCTAAGAAgtgtaaaaataagaaaagggTTAAATGTCAggctttttcttgtcttttagCAGTTACCAAGCAACCAGGGAAGACTCAAGGAAGTTACTGGTTGTGGCCAAGAAACAGTTTGACACACAACCCCCATAAGAGAGCGAACTTACACTTTTGTTACAGATTAAACAGACGTGTTACAGGATGTTAATTATAGAGCTTCAGAGCTGCACTGGCATCTCATCCAACTCTGCTGTACCACTACTAAATTAATCTGGATACACAAAGTGACAATGATACAGTGCGCCCTCTGGCCTTCGCTTTATTAAACTGTCATTCTACCTGCGCTAAACTAATTTACTTCTGCTTTGTTCTCGCACTCTCCTCAGTAATCCCAAATCCTCTTAACAACCAGACACGACAGTTAGTTCATTAAATTCTGATTAACTTTAACACTGACAGCTTAGTGAGTTTGTTATTTCAGGCTTTATTTGCACAGGGACTGACAAGGCACCTCGAGATGAAGTAAAACCTGTCGCTCTACACTGAGTggtgagctggagctgcaggtaGTTTCCAGCAGCCCCTGATtgactgtgtgactgttgaTAACATGGCTGCAGATGATGATAGCTTGTGTTTCTCCTGTGTGTCGTATGTCTGAAGCTTATGCATGAACAACATGCTGTATGGGGGTGAATGGCCTAATCTCATCCACATTAACTGAATGAGGTATTTTATTAATGAGTTTCCAGCTTTAATTTATTCTTTGCCCTCGAGGTTTTGCCACACTGATCACCCATTTATTGTCATGATGTAATAATATTGCAAGATCCCCATGCAGTCTTTGTAATTTAGATTtctgaaactgaatatttttctgCAATAGGAAGAAACATACAGTAGAATTAACAATATGAGATCACTGTTGCTGCATTATGGTAATGCAGATAAGAGATCAAATAAGATAGGACAGATAAGAATGCAATACTTCTCAGCAATACACAGATTGTGTTGCTCAAAACTAGCTCATACACATCTCTTTGGAGGGACGTCTGTGATCTTCCAGCTCATTATTGTTGGGGGACTGTGGTGTGGACTGTATGTTCCTTTTGTGCTGATGGTGCCCTGAGAGTCGTCCCTATCCGTGCTTGCTAAAAGAGTTTACATGCATTGTTCTCATGCGTTGTAGCAAACTGGTTCATGTAAATGCGTGCAGATGTGCAGCAGATCAGTAATCAGACATTTTTTTGGATGCATTCTTCTTAACTTAATGGATTTGAGAGAGGAGACATTACGCCGGttgtcctctttttcttcttgatCAGTGTGTGTCGAAGAAAACTGATGGTGCGGTGAGACGAGGACAGCATGCAAACAGTTTTAAGTACAAAGATGTATAGCTGTGTGCCATTATTTCTCCTTTcgtcagctgctctgctgttcctTTCCCTGTCTGCAGTCTATTGTTACGGACACGTGATGTCTGCTTGTCAAATAACAGAAACCTGCATGCATGGCCTACACCATCTCTACCTCACCTTAACCAGCTGATGCAACAGCGTAAAGGTTAATGGCGCTGTCGCTGAAATGAGCAGATATTGATTGTTGTTAGCAAATATTTTGCAATGTGTCCTATCAATAATTTTCTCATTATGTTGATAAAAATAACATTCGGGTGATAAATTAGGAGCATATTAAGGTAATTTATGGGCTGCAGAGTAGCACGAGATGATGTTAcctggaaaagagaaaacacttttATGAGCTTAAATGACTACTGTGTTACATTAACTGACAATACAGAGTCACCAAATGGACATTTACTGAGATATCTAACACATTATTTCTTTATAAAGCGTAAAATTAATTCCCACGCCAGCAACAGTCATTTGATAAGTATCACTCATAAAGAGGATACGCATCTCCCACGGATGGTTTCTCATATTGGATGAAAACTTTGACAAGAAGATTGAAGCTCTGCTCATTCCACATAGACAAAAGATGAGGACATCGTCTTATTATATGTCAATAAAACAGACGTCGAATGAAAATGTTTACAGCAAATATTCAGCGTACTattgacaggaagtgaaagtgaCAGCAAAGCCTCAGAGAGGCCAGACAAAAATCTTCATTACATTGCCTCTGTgaataaacacagcagaaagtgtTCAATCTGCCTCTAAACTACCTCGATTTATTCTTTTCCTGGACCACTGAAGCAGGGAGGCGGCAGATAAATATGCGGTAATGGACCTTAAAATCGTCCAAAACAGTCCTTTCAGTGAAATCATGTATAATTCATTGCCTTCCATCTACCCATTAGCTGTGGTTCCCACCTGGGGAAGAGTCGCCCTCCATCTTCCTGTGTCtcatctgtctttatttctcctTAAATGAGAAAACAGATTTGACAATGACGGTAAATTATCCCTGAGACGATACTGACGAGAAGCTGGTTTACAAACTCATCATGTGATCTCACAGGATGTCCTCCAAACACTGAAATCATTTGACACACACTGTACCAGTACAACAGTGTTAATTTAATAATTtcaacacattcacatacaaaAAGCTCTTAAATGAGCGGGGCAGCTGAAGATTGGTTGTTTTAATATGCACAAATTCAACAGAGCTTAATGTGGCCATTTTGGCAAATTTGACAGAAGATCCCAAAAAATCTTCTATGAATTCTGTATGAAAAACTATTCAAAGGAAAATTACAATTGCCTCCAGCCTGGCTCCATAATGAGCCTCATCTGTTGCTGAAAATGTAATGCAGAAGCACAGAAACGGCTTTTCGACTGCTCGTTATTCTTCTGAATGAGACGTCATTTTCTTTCGTTTTGGGTCCTTGTGATGTTGATCAGAATGATGCCGATACATGACATCAGTGAGTGAGCACCTTTGTGATGATGGCACGTTAAACCAATAATATCCACCCATGTCTTTAAATTTTTTTCAAGTCAGCCACATGGTTCAGTCAACAGGAGGCTCTCTGCAGTAAGGAAAGGCATCTCCAAGCTGTGTACAAATTTGctggaaaagacaaacatggacaaaaagacaaagagacttaCAGCTTAGCTTACGTAAGGATGAATGATCCTTTTTCTGTTGGAAAATTCAACTGCTTCCGCTGTGTGGTGCATATAAATTCCCATTTCACACTGAATCTTTCACTCCAGCATGAAAAGCTGCACAGAAGGAACTCTGAcattgttgtttctgttggtACTGTAAAAAGCAAAAGGACATTTAATATGTGGTCTTGTGTTAATACCCTTTTGGACCTGTGCAATTAATAtaatattgttttcattttgaggtCAGCAGTTCAGACCCTTAGGACACGTTCAAGAACAAACATATTGATCTTACACCTTTAGCTGCAAGAACAAGTACAACACTGAACTGGGAATCTAAAAACCCACCGACAACAACTCAAAAGCAAATTATATCGTATCTTGATATATTTATATGATGTTCAATTTAAAGAGAGGACTTTTTTAAGATTTGGTTTCTATGTGATGCAAAGCCAGCGTCTGAGTGTCTTCGTGCTTTTCTGCAATTGTTTTAACTCATTGctcttctttatttctttgttctgttctttcttGAGTGTTAAATGTAACTAGATTTTTGCTGTGCCACTCACCCAGAGTGGGGGAAGGGCCAAATTCCACCAATATTAAACCAAAAAAATGACCTGTTGGTGGCGCTAAAGGAGGCCGTTGGGGGATCACCAAAGCTGCTAAAATCCAGATTTCTAAAGCAAATTCCACGTTAATCCATGCAACAGGGGTGAAGACATTTCTTGCCTGAACTCCAAAGTCATGAGAATTTATAGTCTGATAATCATGAACGGCtacaaaatgtcatgaaaatgcATCCTGTAGTTGTTTTAATTAGcacgac
Proteins encoded in this region:
- the oprm1 gene encoding mu-type opioid receptor: MESAGNGSDADYRSQLPVLYNNSSFCLNFTDGNNNNNNNTSFAEARCDGDRGLTGSLDDDANPVIIAIVITALYSIVCVVGLVGNVLVMYVIVRYTKMKTATNIYIFNLALADALVTSTLPFQSVNYLMGTWPFGDTLCKMVMSIDYYNMFTSIFTLTTMSIDRYVAVCHPVKALDFRTPHNAKIVNVCNWILSSAIGLPVMFMASTAVTPSSIVDCKLIFPHPSWYWDTLLKICVFIFAFIMPVLIITVCYGLMILRLKSVRMLSGSQEKDRNLRRITRMVLVVVAVFIICWTPIHIFVIITALINIPSSTLQTITWHFCIALGYTNSSLNPVLYGYLDENFKRCFREFCTPSPSVLEMQNSSRTGATSRKLPQREPNSANTGERSNQQV